The following proteins come from a genomic window of Acetivibrio cellulolyticus CD2:
- a CDS encoding endonuclease V, whose amino-acid sequence MFSFRELPSIAKALGNLKTKPDLIVCDGQGIAHPRRFGLASHLGILFDIPTIGCGKTRLLGQTDEPGMKKGDYMPLIDNGEIIGNTLRTQDNIKPVYVSIGHSISLQTACEWVLRLSPQYRLPETTRQADHAVRMALAEYNSKQ is encoded by the coding sequence TTGTTTTCTTTTAGAGAACTACCATCCATCGCTAAAGCCTTGGGTAACTTGAAGACAAAGCCGGATTTAATCGTTTGTGATGGTCAAGGTATCGCTCATCCAAGGCGATTTGGATTAGCAAGTCATTTGGGGATACTGTTTGATATACCTACTATTGGATGTGGCAAAACACGGCTTCTTGGGCAAACAGATGAACCAGGAATGAAAAAAGGAGATTATATGCCTCTTATAGACAATGGCGAAATAATTGGCAATACATTAAGAACTCAAGATAATATAAAGCCCGTTTACGTTTCTATTGGTCATAGCATTTCATTACAAACTGCTTGTGAATGGGTTCTAAGGCTTTCTCCCCAATATCGACTTCCCGAAACAACTCGGCAGGCAGACCATGCAGTTAGAATGGCGTTAGCTGAATATAATTCAAAGCAATAA
- a CDS encoding SMI1/KNR4 family protein produces the protein MSSIKWRRPGEPLRREDISKIEEIFGICFPEDYVKCVQQYHGASVIPYRVDLNGNVRVFANLLSFSNDSIDNIVQAYNNNKDRLMDGIVPFACDPAGNYFCFDFRKNKDKPSIVFWNHEIAVNADDYYPEYLKRFSLEEAQERAMEKVCNSFSKLLKMLHD, from the coding sequence ATGAGTTCAATAAAGTGGAGAAGACCAGGCGAACCTCTAAGGCGTGAAGATATTTCAAAAATAGAGGAGATTTTTGGTATTTGTTTTCCAGAAGATTATGTTAAATGTGTGCAGCAATATCATGGTGCAAGTGTAATACCATATCGTGTAGACTTAAATGGCAATGTTAGAGTATTTGCAAATTTATTATCATTCTCGAATGATTCTATTGATAACATTGTTCAAGCATATAATAATAACAAAGACAGACTTATGGATGGTATTGTTCCATTTGCATGCGATCCTGCCGGGAATTATTTCTGTTTTGATTTTAGAAAAAATAAAGATAAGCCATCAATTGTATTCTGGAATCATGAAATAGCAGTTAATGCAGATGATTATTATCCTGAATATTTAAAGCGTTTTAGTCTTGAAGAAGCTCAAGAAAGAGCAATGGAGAAGGTATGTAATAGTTTTTCAAAATTGCTAAAAATGCTACATGACTAA
- a CDS encoding MBL fold metallo-hydrolase, whose translation MKIKWFGHSCFLITSDKGIKIVTDPFDETVGYKLPDVETNIVSTSHEHYDHNNAGIFKGTPVLVKGSGRINIKGIELTGVETFHDEDAGKKRGLNTVFKFELDGLNVCHLGDLGHILTSGQVKELGKVDILLTPVGGIYTIDHIGAVKVMEILQPAVTIPMHYKTKALKFSLSRVDEFLDLVGDYKKVDGTEIEISRKNIGDCAKVVVLDYK comes from the coding sequence ATGAAGATTAAATGGTTTGGGCACTCTTGTTTTCTAATTACATCGGATAAAGGAATAAAAATTGTAACCGACCCGTTTGATGAAACTGTAGGGTATAAACTTCCCGATGTTGAAACCAATATTGTAAGTACAAGCCATGAGCATTATGACCATAACAATGCGGGTATATTTAAAGGTACGCCTGTGCTTGTTAAAGGTTCAGGTAGAATAAATATAAAAGGTATTGAATTAACAGGTGTAGAGACTTTCCACGATGAAGATGCCGGGAAGAAGAGAGGACTTAACACGGTATTCAAGTTTGAGCTGGATGGTTTGAATGTTTGCCATCTGGGCGATTTAGGACATATTCTTACTTCCGGACAAGTGAAAGAACTTGGCAAGGTGGATATTTTGCTGACTCCTGTAGGTGGTATATACACTATAGACCATATTGGGGCAGTAAAGGTTATGGAAATTTTGCAGCCGGCTGTTACCATTCCAATGCACTATAAGACAAAGGCTTTGAAGTTTTCACTTTCAAGAGTTGATGAATTTTTGGATTTGGTAGGGGATTACAAGAAGGTTGATGGGACTGAGATTGAGATTAGTAGGAAGAATATAGGGGATTGTGCTAAAGTTGTGGTGCTTGATTATAAGTAA
- the argS gene encoding arginine--tRNA ligase yields MTNVVEVLKSQISEVVKNSLSRAVASGELPEFEVGEIVIETPREKEHGDFSTNIAMQAAKAAKKAPRQIADIIIKNMEFEGTYVEKVETAGPGFINFYLNNLWLYDTLKTIQTMKDKYGEINVGKGSKVMVEFVSANPTGPLHMGNARGGALGDCIASVLSKAGYDVTREFYVNDAGNQIEKFGISLEARYIQQLKGEDAVEFPEDGYHGEDIIEHMKDYIAINGDKLLSVDSEQRRKELVEFALPRNIERIRSGMESYGVKFDVWFSEQSLYDSGELKDTLELLKNNGHTYEKDGAIWFKTSELGTEKDEVIVRNNGLPTYFASDIAYHKNKFLKRNYDRVINLLGADHHGHVARMKAAVKAIDVDPDKLDVVLFQLVRLYRNGEIARMSKRTGKSISLTDLLEEVGRDAARFIFNTKASGSHIDFDLDLAVKQSNENPVYYVQYAHARICSMIKRLEDENVKLQSVDSVDLTKLVAKEEIELMKKLAEYPEEIRIAAETLEPSRLTRYVLDVAGLFHSFYNACKVKDAEGDSLRNARVVLVDSTRVVIKNVLDLLSISAPEKM; encoded by the coding sequence ATGACGAATGTAGTGGAAGTGTTGAAATCTCAAATTAGCGAAGTGGTTAAAAACTCACTTTCGAGGGCTGTGGCAAGTGGAGAATTGCCGGAATTTGAAGTGGGTGAAATAGTTATTGAAACTCCAAGGGAAAAAGAACATGGTGATTTTTCAACCAATATAGCCATGCAGGCTGCAAAGGCTGCAAAAAAAGCACCAAGGCAGATAGCGGACATAATAATTAAAAACATGGAGTTCGAAGGTACATATGTAGAAAAGGTCGAAACAGCAGGGCCGGGTTTTATAAATTTTTATCTAAATAATTTGTGGCTTTATGATACATTAAAGACTATTCAGACTATGAAGGATAAATATGGTGAGATCAATGTAGGTAAGGGCAGCAAGGTAATGGTTGAGTTTGTAAGCGCCAATCCTACAGGACCTCTCCATATGGGAAATGCAAGAGGAGGAGCTTTGGGTGATTGTATCGCCAGTGTTTTGTCAAAGGCTGGATATGATGTAACAAGGGAATTCTATGTTAACGATGCGGGAAATCAGATTGAGAAATTTGGAATATCTCTTGAAGCTAGGTACATTCAACAGTTAAAAGGCGAAGATGCAGTAGAATTCCCTGAGGATGGATATCATGGCGAGGATATAATCGAGCACATGAAGGATTATATAGCTATAAATGGGGACAAGCTCCTAAGTGTTGACAGTGAGCAGAGAAGAAAAGAGCTTGTTGAATTTGCTCTTCCTCGCAATATTGAAAGAATCAGAAGTGGAATGGAAAGCTACGGCGTCAAGTTCGATGTTTGGTTTTCTGAACAGTCCCTGTATGACAGTGGAGAGCTTAAGGATACTTTAGAGCTGCTTAAGAATAATGGACATACTTACGAAAAGGATGGAGCGATCTGGTTTAAGACATCCGAGTTGGGAACTGAGAAGGATGAAGTTATAGTTAGAAATAACGGATTACCTACTTATTTTGCTTCAGATATCGCATATCATAAAAACAAGTTTTTAAAGAGGAATTATGACAGGGTTATCAACTTGCTTGGTGCAGATCATCATGGCCATGTAGCAAGAATGAAGGCAGCTGTTAAAGCTATTGATGTCGATCCGGACAAGCTTGATGTAGTGCTGTTTCAGTTGGTACGACTCTATAGGAATGGCGAAATTGCAAGGATGTCAAAGCGTACTGGTAAGTCCATATCCCTCACAGATCTTTTGGAGGAAGTTGGACGTGATGCAGCAAGGTTTATCTTCAATACAAAAGCATCCGGAAGCCATATTGATTTTGACCTTGACCTTGCTGTTAAGCAATCAAATGAAAATCCTGTGTACTATGTTCAGTATGCGCATGCAAGGATTTGCAGTATGATTAAAAGACTTGAAGATGAGAATGTCAAGCTCCAGAGCGTGGATTCTGTGGATCTTACCAAGCTTGTGGCGAAAGAGGAAATTGAATTGATGAAAAAGCTTGCAGAGTATCCGGAAGAAATAAGGATAGCAGCAGAGACTCTTGAGCCAAGCAGACTTACAAGGTATGTTCTGGATGTTGCAGGTTTGTTCCATAGCTTTTATAATGCCTGCAAGGTAAAGGATGCAGAAGGAGATAGCTTGAGGAATGCAAGAGTTGTCCTGGTAGACAGTACAAGGGTTGTTATAAAAAATGTTTTGGATTTGTTAAGTATAAGTGCACCGGAAAAAATGTAA
- a CDS encoding DUF1934 domain-containing protein, giving the protein MNKNVIISVKGIQTSASKDTNTLELVTEGRYYKKGSTYYVTYKESEVTGMDGTTTTLKISNGIVTLMRFGSVNTQFIFEKGQKHMSYYDTQYGTFTVGVMTNAVTVDVDDAGGEIRVDYHLEIDNNKQGGNDFHMFIREAGQGNDECSGSVEISN; this is encoded by the coding sequence ATGAATAAGAATGTTATTATATCCGTAAAAGGGATTCAAACTTCAGCCAGTAAAGATACAAATACTCTTGAACTTGTTACTGAAGGAAGATATTATAAAAAGGGAAGCACATACTATGTAACATATAAAGAAAGTGAAGTTACAGGCATGGACGGCACAACAACTACTTTGAAGATTTCCAACGGCATTGTGACTTTAATGAGATTCGGTTCGGTAAATACTCAGTTTATTTTCGAGAAGGGTCAGAAGCATATGTCATATTATGATACACAATACGGCACATTTACCGTAGGAGTAATGACAAATGCAGTAACAGTAGATGTTGATGACGCAGGTGGAGAAATAAGGGTTGATTATCATCTTGAAATAGATAATAATAAACAAGGTGGAAATGATTTTCATATGTTTATCAGGGAGGCAGGGCAAGGTAATGACGAATGTAGTGGAAGTGTTGAAATCTCAAATTAG
- the murI gene encoding glutamate racemase, producing the protein MDNRPIGVFDSGIGGLTVLKEINRLLPQESVVYFGDSGRAPYGTKSKETVIKYTFQDIRFLQNQDIKMIVIACNTASACSLDRVKHSFDFPIVEVVQPGSAAAAKETRNNRVGVIGTPATISSGVYEKAITRINSSIEIFSKPCPMFVPLVEEGWWENEIAFKIAEEYLLPLKELDIDTLVLGCTHYPLLQNTIQKVMGDDVKLVNSALEVAKVVKEGIEENNNGRDEKVSPVCRFYTSDSVEKFESLGNSILNSKIHSAEKVDIERY; encoded by the coding sequence ATGGACAATAGACCTATTGGGGTTTTTGATTCAGGAATTGGAGGACTTACAGTCCTTAAAGAAATAAATAGACTATTACCTCAGGAAAGTGTTGTATACTTTGGCGACAGCGGTAGGGCACCTTATGGTACCAAATCAAAAGAGACTGTTATCAAATACACTTTTCAGGACATAAGGTTTTTACAGAACCAGGACATAAAAATGATTGTTATTGCATGTAATACTGCAAGTGCCTGTAGTTTGGACAGGGTAAAACACAGTTTTGATTTTCCTATTGTTGAGGTTGTTCAGCCTGGATCTGCTGCTGCTGCAAAGGAAACACGAAACAACAGGGTTGGAGTAATCGGTACACCGGCAACAATAAGCAGTGGTGTTTATGAAAAAGCCATAACTAGGATTAACAGTTCAATAGAGATATTTTCAAAGCCTTGTCCTATGTTTGTTCCATTGGTTGAAGAAGGCTGGTGGGAGAATGAGATTGCGTTTAAAATTGCAGAGGAATATTTACTTCCTCTCAAGGAACTGGACATTGACACTTTGGTTTTAGGATGTACGCATTACCCGCTTTTGCAGAATACTATTCAGAAAGTTATGGGTGATGATGTTAAATTGGTAAATTCAGCGCTGGAAGTGGCGAAAGTAGTAAAGGAGGGGATAGAAGAAAACAATAATGGCAGGGATGAAAAAGTTAGTCCGGTATGTAGATTTTATACAAGTGATAGTGTTGAGAAGTTTGAATCATTAGGCAATTCCATTTTAAACAGTAAAATACATTCTGCTGAAAAAGTCGATATTGAGAGATATTAG
- a CDS encoding D-alanine--D-alanine ligase family protein — translation MSDKKRVMVIFGGQSTEHEVSRFSATSIINNMDRSKFDVSFVGITKEGRWVPYNGPVEKIASGEWEEIAINEMVKGIPYRDNIINAIVSRGASSEAVIKNENKEINGGPIDVVFPVLHGCNGEDGTIQGLFEMAGIPYVGSGVLGSALGMDKIYAKIVFEKVGVPQAGYLFFTRKEIKENSDRVADAIEQRFEYPVFIKPSNAGSSVGVSKAHDRRELVEALNFAAKYDRKVLIEEFINGREVECAVLGNDNPIASTVGEVIPCNEFYDYNAKYIDGSSKTVIPANLPADTILKIREYAVKAFKALDCAGLSRVDFFVHKETGEIYINEINTLPGFTNISMYPMLWEASGIPYSELIERLIDLAIERFNDNTKEVDN, via the coding sequence ATGAGTGATAAGAAAAGAGTAATGGTTATTTTTGGCGGTCAGTCGACCGAACATGAAGTTTCAAGATTTTCAGCAACATCAATAATTAATAATATGGATAGAAGCAAGTTTGATGTATCTTTTGTAGGAATTACCAAAGAAGGAAGATGGGTACCATATAATGGTCCAGTGGAAAAGATTGCTTCCGGTGAGTGGGAAGAAATTGCAATAAATGAAATGGTGAAAGGTATACCTTACCGTGATAATATTATTAATGCGATAGTAAGCCGGGGAGCTTCATCGGAAGCAGTAATAAAAAACGAGAATAAAGAAATTAATGGAGGACCTATAGATGTGGTTTTTCCGGTGCTCCATGGTTGTAATGGAGAAGATGGAACTATACAGGGGCTTTTCGAAATGGCAGGTATACCCTATGTAGGCTCCGGTGTTTTAGGTTCAGCGCTTGGAATGGATAAGATATATGCCAAGATAGTATTCGAAAAAGTAGGTGTTCCTCAAGCAGGCTACTTGTTCTTTACAAGAAAAGAAATAAAGGAAAACAGTGATAGAGTAGCAGATGCGATTGAGCAAAGGTTTGAGTATCCTGTATTTATAAAGCCTTCAAATGCGGGCTCGTCGGTTGGTGTATCAAAAGCGCATGATAGAAGGGAATTAGTTGAGGCGTTGAATTTTGCAGCTAAATATGATAGGAAAGTTTTAATCGAAGAGTTTATTAATGGCAGGGAAGTAGAGTGTGCAGTTTTGGGAAATGATAATCCTATTGCATCTACAGTTGGTGAAGTTATTCCATGCAATGAGTTTTATGATTACAATGCCAAGTATATTGACGGAAGCTCAAAAACAGTTATTCCTGCAAACTTGCCAGCGGATACTATATTAAAAATCCGCGAATATGCAGTAAAGGCCTTTAAGGCGTTAGATTGTGCAGGCCTTTCGAGAGTAGACTTTTTCGTGCACAAGGAAACAGGAGAAATCTACATTAATGAAATAAATACGCTGCCTGGCTTTACAAATATAAGCATGTATCCGATGTTGTGGGAAGCTTCAGGTATCCCTTACAGTGAACTGATTGAAAGATTGATTGACCTTGCAATTGAAAGGTTTAATGACAATACAAAGGAAGTAGATAACTAG
- a CDS encoding FmdB family zinc ribbon protein, with product MPFYDLKCEKCGNEFNIMAKMSEKTDKLIKCPNCGSNELSSVFKNINITKPKSSSSSDCPNVHKCGGCCHH from the coding sequence ATGCCTTTTTATGATTTGAAATGTGAAAAATGCGGAAATGAATTTAATATTATGGCAAAAATGAGCGAAAAAACTGACAAGTTGATCAAGTGCCCAAACTGCGGTAGTAATGAACTAAGTTCTGTTTTTAAAAATATAAACATAACAAAGCCTAAAAGTTCGTCATCTTCCGACTGCCCAAATGTTCATAAATGCGGCGGATGCTGCCATCATTAA
- a CDS encoding cellulase family glycosylhydrolase gives MKQMHCKKLRILALTAIMTLLTSLVTVPVNADEAAATSGLTIQYTCGSLADRYQSMRPYIKICNNSEESVAMSDLKVRYYYTKEGIADEALMCFYTAIGATNINAKFYPELGYAEIGFTTGAGNIAPGGNSGVMQLVLKKVTNGYYEQTNDYSYSPEITEYADYDKMTLYYKDNLVWGIEAPPPPEPPAPPPSGDDWLHVEGSKILDKEGKQVYLTGINWFGFETDGANGFYGLNKCNLEDSLYLMAKRGFNLLRIPISAELILDWKKGDIVNTAFVSTLETPTIDGMNSLQILDYTIKTLKGTGMKVMLDMHGAAKDSYQNNLWYDKVVSMDQFVEAWEWIVTRYKDDDTVIAVDLKNEPHGKYSGSEIAKWDSSEDPNNWKHAAEVIGNAIQAINPNLLIVVEGVEAYPMEGYDYTTCGEFTTYCNWWGGNLRGVAKDPVELSVPNKLIYSAHDYGPDIYVQPWFKKTFTKETLYKECWQPNWFYIMEQDIAPVLIGEWGGKLVKENNKAWLTYLGEFLGENKVNHTFWSFNPNSADTGGLMLEDWKTVDEDKYEIVKGALWGKGLDHKVPLGGISGDGILSGDVDGDGALNSIDFGYMRKFLLGKIEDFPAQRGMNAADIDDNGEVNSIDFGYVRQYFLGIISELPGQAYK, from the coding sequence ATGAAGCAAATGCATTGTAAAAAGTTGAGAATATTGGCATTAACGGCAATTATGACTTTGCTTACATCATTAGTTACTGTTCCTGTTAATGCCGATGAAGCTGCTGCAACATCCGGGCTTACCATACAATATACATGTGGCTCGCTTGCCGACAGATACCAGAGTATGCGCCCGTACATAAAAATATGTAATAACAGTGAAGAAAGCGTCGCTATGTCAGACCTGAAAGTACGGTATTATTACACAAAGGAAGGTATAGCTGATGAAGCGCTTATGTGTTTTTATACTGCAATTGGTGCGACAAACATTAACGCAAAATTTTATCCGGAATTAGGATATGCTGAAATTGGTTTTACAACAGGTGCAGGAAATATTGCACCGGGAGGCAACAGCGGCGTGATGCAGCTGGTACTGAAAAAGGTTACAAATGGTTATTATGAACAGACCAATGACTATTCTTACAGCCCGGAAATAACAGAGTACGCCGACTATGACAAAATGACGCTCTACTATAAGGATAACCTTGTATGGGGAATAGAAGCTCCACCGCCGCCTGAACCACCGGCACCACCGCCAAGTGGAGATGACTGGCTGCATGTAGAGGGGAGCAAAATTTTAGATAAGGAAGGCAAACAGGTTTACCTGACTGGTATCAACTGGTTTGGGTTTGAAACTGACGGAGCAAATGGTTTTTACGGACTGAATAAATGTAATCTTGAAGATTCTTTGTACTTAATGGCTAAACGAGGTTTCAATCTCCTTCGTATTCCAATTAGTGCTGAATTGATTTTGGACTGGAAAAAAGGAGATATTGTAAATACTGCTTTTGTAAGTACTCTTGAAACTCCTACCATTGACGGGATGAATAGTTTACAAATCCTAGACTATACAATAAAAACCTTAAAAGGGACGGGCATGAAGGTAATGCTTGATATGCACGGTGCTGCCAAAGATTCATACCAGAATAATTTGTGGTATGACAAAGTTGTTTCAATGGATCAGTTTGTTGAGGCCTGGGAGTGGATTGTAACCAGATATAAGGACGATGACACCGTTATAGCGGTAGACCTTAAGAATGAGCCTCATGGTAAATATTCCGGTTCGGAAATAGCAAAATGGGACAGTTCCGAAGATCCAAACAACTGGAAACATGCAGCTGAAGTTATAGGAAATGCGATACAAGCAATAAATCCAAACCTTCTGATTGTGGTAGAAGGTGTAGAGGCCTACCCGATGGAAGGTTATGATTACACGACATGTGGAGAATTTACAACTTACTGCAACTGGTGGGGAGGTAATTTAAGAGGCGTTGCCAAAGACCCGGTTGAATTATCTGTTCCAAACAAGCTTATATATTCAGCACATGATTATGGTCCGGATATTTATGTGCAGCCATGGTTTAAGAAAACATTTACAAAGGAAACCCTTTATAAGGAATGCTGGCAGCCGAACTGGTTTTATATTATGGAACAGGATATTGCACCTGTGCTGATAGGCGAATGGGGAGGAAAGCTTGTAAAAGAAAATAATAAAGCCTGGCTAACTTATCTTGGTGAATTTCTGGGCGAAAACAAAGTAAACCATACATTCTGGAGTTTCAATCCAAACTCGGCTGATACCGGAGGGCTGATGCTTGAAGATTGGAAGACTGTAGATGAGGATAAGTATGAAATAGTTAAGGGAGCACTGTGGGGAAAAGGTCTTGATCATAAAGTTCCGTTGGGTGGAATATCCGGGGACGGAATTTTGTCAGGAGATGTTGATGGCGATGGAGCATTGAATTCTATCGATTTTGGATATATGAGAAAATTCTTGCTTGGAAAGATTGAAGATTTTCCTGCACAAAGGGGTATGAACGCTGCAGACATAGACGACAATGGTGAGGTAAATTCTATTGACTTTGGGTATGTGAGACAATACTTTTTAGGTATTATAAGTGAATTGCCCGGTCAAGCCTATAAATAG
- a CDS encoding cyclase family protein codes for MRIKRILDISGVINDKTTIWPGDEGVTLNRIQKIEDGDSCNLSTLHIGIHTSTHIDAPLHFIAGGVDVSSANLDKFIGFAKVFYISTEKCIKASDLSGLDIQSGDIVLFKTSNSSLDMTGSFNTGFVYLDESAASWLVDKDVATVGIDYLSVEDYYAGNAVTHKLLLKKGIGIIEGLRLDDVPEGEYFLSCVPLKIEGAEGSPVRAVLVEFDKEI; via the coding sequence ATGAGAATAAAAAGAATACTTGATATTTCGGGTGTTATTAATGATAAGACGACAATATGGCCTGGAGATGAAGGGGTTACCCTGAACAGAATACAAAAGATTGAAGATGGGGACTCGTGTAATTTGTCTACCTTGCATATTGGTATACACACTTCAACTCATATAGATGCTCCGCTTCATTTTATTGCTGGAGGGGTGGATGTATCTTCTGCAAACCTGGATAAGTTTATCGGATTTGCAAAGGTTTTTTATATTTCCACGGAAAAATGCATTAAAGCTTCAGATTTATCAGGCCTTGATATACAAAGTGGGGATATAGTCTTATTCAAAACAAGTAATAGTTCTTTAGACATGACTGGTAGTTTTAATACGGGATTCGTATACCTTGATGAATCGGCAGCAAGTTGGCTGGTTGATAAAGATGTAGCAACGGTAGGAATTGACTATCTATCAGTTGAAGACTATTATGCTGGGAATGCTGTTACTCACAAGTTGTTGCTGAAAAAAGGAATTGGAATAATTGAAGGGTTACGCCTTGATGATGTGCCGGAAGGTGAATATTTTCTGTCGTGTGTACCATTAAAAATTGAAGGGGCAGAAGGTTCGCCAGTCAGAGCAGTACTTGTTGAATTTGACAAGGAAATATAG
- a CDS encoding helicase HerA-like domain-containing protein produces the protein MYCDNKIWVAKGEVPVYLLPNKANRHGLIAGATGTGKTVTLKVLAESFSDCGVPVFLADIKGDLAGLAVQGSENPKVQERVATLGVEGFKYSSYPVRFWDIFGEGGHPVRTTVSEMGAMLLARLLGLNDTQAGVLSIVFRVADDRGLLLIDLKDLRAMIQYVGEHAKEFTLEYGTISTQSVGAILRNLISLEDQGGNLFFGEPELEVADWMQTTSEGRGYINILHSVKLYQSPALYSTFLLWLLSELFESLPEVGDMDKPKMVFFFDEAHLLFKDAPKVLLQNIEQVVRLIRSKGVGVYFVTQNPSDLPDEVLGQLGNRIQHALRAFTPSDQKYVKTAAQTFRANPKFDVEKAISELATGEALISCLDENGSPSVVERAFILPPQSQFGTIDEAVRKQIVSTSPMAGKYDRAVDNESAYEVLQAEEKQEQYDTQEDQKAQKQPEQQYNSARRVTGSDYSARRTTSTRRTSTRRTSTGKSLFEKAAGSAVSSIGRELGKTLIRGILGSLKK, from the coding sequence ATGTACTGTGATAATAAAATATGGGTTGCAAAAGGAGAAGTTCCTGTTTACCTTTTGCCCAATAAGGCTAACCGGCACGGACTTATTGCCGGAGCAACCGGTACTGGCAAAACTGTGACTTTGAAGGTGTTGGCTGAGTCGTTTAGTGATTGCGGTGTTCCTGTTTTTCTTGCTGACATAAAAGGTGATCTTGCAGGGCTTGCTGTGCAAGGAAGTGAAAACCCAAAAGTACAAGAGAGAGTTGCAACGCTTGGTGTTGAAGGGTTTAAATACAGTTCTTATCCGGTACGTTTTTGGGACATATTCGGTGAAGGTGGGCATCCGGTACGTACTACTGTTTCTGAAATGGGAGCAATGCTTTTGGCGAGGCTTCTGGGACTGAACGATACACAGGCCGGTGTACTGAGTATAGTATTCCGCGTAGCGGATGACAGGGGATTACTGTTAATTGATTTAAAAGACCTGCGGGCGATGATACAATACGTTGGTGAACATGCGAAGGAATTTACTTTGGAGTATGGAACTATTTCTACCCAGAGTGTAGGTGCAATCTTAAGAAATTTGATCTCATTGGAAGATCAGGGCGGAAACCTCTTTTTCGGAGAACCGGAACTGGAAGTTGCCGATTGGATGCAGACAACATCTGAAGGACGCGGATATATCAATATATTACATAGCGTAAAGTTGTACCAGTCACCTGCGCTTTATTCCACTTTCCTTTTGTGGCTGCTTTCGGAATTGTTTGAAAGTCTCCCAGAGGTTGGTGATATGGATAAACCGAAAATGGTATTTTTCTTTGACGAGGCGCATTTGCTATTTAAGGATGCACCAAAGGTTTTATTGCAAAATATAGAGCAGGTGGTGAGATTAATCCGTTCCAAAGGTGTCGGTGTTTATTTTGTTACGCAGAATCCATCGGATTTACCAGATGAGGTACTTGGGCAGTTGGGAAACCGTATTCAGCATGCACTTCGTGCCTTTACACCTTCTGATCAAAAGTATGTTAAAACAGCAGCACAGACATTTAGAGCAAACCCTAAGTTTGATGTTGAAAAAGCTATTTCAGAGCTTGCTACCGGTGAAGCGTTAATTTCATGTTTGGATGAGAACGGAAGCCCGAGTGTTGTGGAACGTGCATTTATATTGCCGCCGCAAAGCCAGTTTGGTACTATTGATGAAGCAGTAAGAAAGCAGATAGTTTCAACTTCGCCTATGGCAGGGAAGTATGACAGGGCAGTTGATAATGAATCAGCCTATGAAGTGCTCCAGGCAGAAGAAAAGCAAGAGCAATACGATACCCAGGAGGATCAGAAAGCGCAAAAACAGCCCGAACAACAATACAACTCGGCAAGGCGTGTTACCGGCAGTGATTATTCAGCTAGGAGGACGACTTCAACAAGGAGAACTTCAACAAGAAGGACTTCAACCGGAAAATCGCTATTTGAAAAAGCAGCCGGTTCGGCAGTTTCATCAATCGGAAGGGAACTTGGCAAAACTTTGATTCGTGGTATTTTAGGGTCACTTAAAAAATAA